In Lotus japonicus ecotype B-129 chromosome 5, LjGifu_v1.2, one genomic interval encodes:
- the LOC130717067 gene encoding exonuclease V, chloroplastic-like: MVRSSSKIPIEISSDEEMVSNKAFLSSAPCSPVTPPAASSSKHSASKSHRKAISIHSMFGFTFNPDRITSPLIEATPNSFFENHFSSKCENRSSSAQAKRRLFTCVEPDIEDYGNLVSTRKTEKKKKKKKKKKPRIADTLLDRFRSKKGLFVTDLTRTEWCEKQMELSLFSKEWNNGEALGFVGGKINSEAMQAGIDRHVQLQHEIQIPVDVNLKSHEDHMALKLINFINGVNQLLFEGLTRELPIVSFASAQGIWMVGKIDEVRMLKAKKYHHKPVLVETKTRFRDTVPSEPQKRNGRLQLMCYKYLWDNLVAHNNFPSKELFDYFELNPRRVLCKDLQEAGSESGISARTLGDVVTCYQNTCKMMLPAHDELVLRYESQRDQSLLYEEKFLYDGGWIQNMIQNCLEFWLGQREASYVDEEEQWKCRYCNFSSECPAYTNTESTETSSGDDSSDCYY; the protein is encoded by the coding sequence ATGGTAAGATCATCCTCCAAGATCCCAATTGAGATCTCAAGCGATGAAGAGATGGTCTCCAATAAAGCTTTTTTATCTTCTGCACCTTGTTCTCCTGTCACTCCTCCTGctgcttcttcctcaaaacatTCAGCCTCTAAGTCCCACCGAAAGGCCATATCCATTCATAGTATGTTTGGATTCACTTTTAATCCTGATAGAATCACTTCTCCTCTCATAGAAGCTACTCCCAATAGCTTCTTCGAGAATCACTTCTCCTCCAAATGTGAAAATCGTTCGAGTTCGGCTCAAGCCAAGAGAAGGTTGTTCACGTGTGTTGAACCGGACATAGAGGACTATGGCAATTTGGTGTCTACCAGGAAgacagagaagaagaagaagaagaagaagaagaagaagcctaGAATAGCTGACACGTTACTGGACCGGTTCAGGAGCAAGAAGGGCTTGTTCGTCACTGATCTTACTAGGACAGAATGGTGTGAAAAGCAAATGgaactttctctcttttctaaaGAGTGGAATAATGGTGAAGCTCTAGGATTTGTAGGAGGAAAGATCAACAGTGAAGCTATGCAAGCTGGTATAGACAGGCATGTTCAGCTTCAACATGAGATTCAAATACCAGTAGATGTTAACTTGAAGTCACATGAGGATCATATGGCACTGAAGCTTATTAATTTCATAAATGGTGTCAATCAATTGCTGTTTGAAGGACTAACACGCGAGCTTCCAATAGTAAGCTTTGCTTCTGCACAAGGTATATGGATGGTGGGAAAGATTGATGAAGTTAGAATGCTTAAAGCAAAAAAGTATCATCATAAACCAGTGCTAGTTGAAACAAAGACTCGTTTTAGAGACACAGTTCCTTCAGAACCACAGAAAAGAAATGGCAGGCTTCAATTAATGTGTTACAAGTACTTGTGGGACAATTTAGTTGCTCATAATAACTTCCCTTCTAAAGAGTTGTTTGATTATTTTGAGTTAAATCCTCGACGTGTTCTTTGTAAGGATCTTCAAGAAGCAGGTTCTGAATCTGGAATCTCAGCAAGGACACTTGGTGATGTGGTGACATGTTACCAGAATACATGTAAAATGATGTTACCTGCTCATGATGAACTTGTGTTGAGATATGAGTCTCAGAGGGACCAGTCACTGCTGTATGAAGAAAAGTTTTTGTATGATGGTGGTTGGATACAGAATATGATCCAGAATTGTCTTGAGTTTTGGCTTGGACAGAGAGAAGCTAGTTATGTTGATGAGGAAGAGCAGTGGAAATGTAGGTACTGTAATTTTTCTTCTGAGTGTCCTGCATACACTAATACTGAGAGCACAGAAACCTCTTCAGGGGATGATTCAAGTGATTGTTATTATTAG
- the LOC130717068 gene encoding probable ribose-5-phosphate isomerase 2, whose protein sequence is MAIPYPHFISSEKAAMEAGLLAPSSIILTQDDLKKIAAYKAVEYVESGMVLGLGTGSTAKHAVARIGELLRQGKLTDIVGIPTSTMTHDQALSVGIPLSDLDSHPVVDLAIDGADEVDPYLNLVKGRGGSLLREKMVEAACKKFVVIVDESKLVNYIGGSGLAMPVEVIQFCWKFTASKLQSLFEESGCVAKLRTVGEKEEPFVTDNGNYIVDLYFKESIGDLKAASDSILQIAGVVEHGMFLDMATTVIIAGELGLTVKNK, encoded by the coding sequence ATGGCTATTCCCTATCCCCATTTCATCTCCTCCGAGAAAGCAGCCATGGAAGCAGGTCTTCTCGCACCATCCTCCATCATTCTCACCCAAGACGATTTGAAGAAAATCGCCGCCTACAAAGCCGTCGAGTATGTCGAATCCGGCATGGTCCTCGGCCTCGGCACCGGCTCCACCGCCAAACACGCCGTCGCCCGAATCGGTGAGCTTCTCCGCCAGGGGAAGCTCACCGACATCGTCGGAATCCCCACCTCCACCATGACTCACGACCAGGCTCTCTCCGTCGGAATCCCCTTATCCGATCTCGACTCCCACCCCGTCGTTGATCTCGCCATTGACGGCGCCGACGAGGTTGATCCTTATCTCAACCTCGTCAAGGGGCGCGGTGGGTCGCTTCTCAGGGAGAAGATGGTGGAGGCTGCATGCAAGAAGTTTGTGGTCATTGTGGATGAGTCCAAGCTCGTGAACTATATAGGAGGAAGTGGGTTGGCTATGCCTGTTGAGGTTATTCAGTTTTGCTGGAAATTCACTGCTTCAAAGCTTCAATCCCTCTTTGAGGAATCTGGGTGTGTTGCCAAGCTCAGAACTGTTGGTGAGAAGGAGGAACCCTTTGTCACTGACAATGGGAACTATATTGTGGATTTGTATTTCAAGGAGAGTATTGGTGATTTGAAGGCTGCCAGTGATTCAATTCTGCAGATTGCTGGTGTTGTTGAGCATGGAATGTTTCTGGATATGGCTACCACTGTTATTATTGCAGGTGAACTTGGGCTAACGGTGAAAAACAAATAG
- the LOC130718664 gene encoding putative fasciclin-like arabinogalactan protein 20: MASSRAFFLLHALPLFSLFFSLSTALPRDAILDAADVLTDTGFVSMGLTLEIVAETLLEHSPSATVFAPSDSAFKKSGQPSLDLLRYHFAPLPLPPRSLRILPAGSNIPTMLAGQSLTATTSPSDLIASFNNVKITSMPIYDDGFLLVYGIERFFDPTFQYTGPNPKPNPNSTCALKNSTAGSSDSFDQAVETLSSGGYSAMASFLGMQLSGVAEQSGITVFAPADETVLSRIGDFGDYPAFYRRHVVPCKLLWNDLVNIGDGTELPTFLEGFSINITRSSGILILNGVPVFFPDMVFNDKMVVHGLGDVLAALDNTHRVVDSLYDSDSDVDGEENLFVPDEF, from the coding sequence ATGGCGTCTTCACGCGCGTTCTTCCTCCTCCAcgctctccctctcttctcGCTCTTCTTCTCTCTGTCAACCGCTCTCCCCCGCGACGCCATTCTCGACGCCGCCGATGTCCTCACCGACACAGGTTTCGTCTCCATGGGCCTCACGCTCGAAATCGTCGCCGAAACTCTACTGGAGCACTCTCCTTCCGCCACCGTCTTCGCCCCCTCAGACTCCGCCTTCAAGAAATCCGGCCAGCCTTCCCTCGACCTCCTCCGCTACCACTTCGCCCCGCTCCCCCTCCCGCCGCGAAGCCTCCGCATCCTCCCCGCCGGATCTAACATCCCGACGATGCTCGCCGGTCAGTCACTCACAGCCACCACCTCTCCCTCCGACCTCATCGCCTCCTTCAACAACGTCAAGATCACATCGATGCCGATCTACGACGACGGCTTCCTCCTCGTTTACGGAATCGAGAGGTTCTTTGATCCAACGTTTCAGTACACCGGTCCCAATCCGAAACCTAATCCCAATTCCACTTGTGCGTTGAAGAATAGCACTGCAGGTTCCTCCGATTCCTTCGATCAAGCCGTCGAAACCCTAAGTTCCGGCGGATACTCCGCCATGGCTTCGTTTCTCGGAATGCAGCTCTCCGGCGTAGCAGAGCAGAGTGGAATAACCGTTTTTGCTCCGGCGGATGAGACGGTGCTGAGCCGCATCGGAGATTTCGGAGATTACCCTGCGTTCTACCGGCGCCACGTCGTGCCGTGCAAGCTTCTGTGGAACGACCTGGTGAACATCGGGGATGGGACAGAGCTGCCGACGTTCTTGGAGGGATTTTCCATCAACATCACCAGATCCAGTGGCATTTTGATTCTCAACGGCGTTCCGGTGTTCTTTCCAGATATGGTCTTCAATGACAAGATGGTTGTTCATGGCCTCGGTGATGTTCTTGCTGCGCTGGATAACACTCATAGGGTTGTTGACTCTCTCTATGACTCTGACTCTGACGTTGATGGTGAAGAGAATCTGTTTGTCCCTGATGAATTTTGA
- the LOC130721032 gene encoding uncharacterized protein LOC130721032 isoform X2, whose protein sequence is MGDHFDLLVDRLLTESTLEAALESRKRSMQAACSVVNDTKVDISLIKMGPGDIKYPGKMVECRICHDDDEDSNMEAPCSCCGSLKYAHRRCIQRWCNEKGDTTCEICHQPFKPGYTAPPPLFQFGRIPMSFRGNWEISRRDLNSAHLVSMVPTDPNLLNSNYDQDSPSTSGSLLCCRSVAVIFMVLLILRHALPLVITGNKEYSFPLFMFYSWYFFGLLELFFLYTSWSEQ, encoded by the exons ATGGGGGATCACTTTGATTTGCTCGTTGATCGATTGCTTACTGAATCCACATTAGAAGCTGCACTCGAAAGCCGAAAGCGATCAATGCAGGCCGCTTGCTCGGTGGTGAATGACACGAAAGTTGATATCTCTTTGATAAAGATGGGTCCAGGTGATATCAAATATCCAGGGAAAATGGTGGAGTGCAGGATATGTCATGACGATGACGAGGATTCCAATATGGAGGCACCCTGCTCTTGTTGTGGTAGTTTGAAG TACGCCCACCGTAGATGTATACAGCGATGGTGTAATGAGAAGGGTGACACCACCTGTGAGATATGCCACCAG CCATTCAAGCCTGGTTATACAGCTCCTCCTCCACTTTTTCAGTTTGGACGTATTCCAATGAGTTTCAG GGGAAATTGGGAGATTTCAAGAAGAGACTTAAATAGTGCTCATTTGGTTAGCATGGTGCCAACCGACCCGAACCTTCTCAATTCTAACTATGATCAGGATTCACCTTCTACTTCAGGAAGTTTGCTATGCTGCCGTTCAGTTGCTGTCATC TTTATGGTTCTACTGATTTTACGACATGCACTTCCCCTTGTAATTACTGGAAACAAGGAGTATTCTTTCCCACTTTTTATG TTTTATAGCTGGTATTTTTTCGGACTGCTGGAGTTGTTCTTCCTATATACTTCATGGTCAGAGCAGTGA
- the LOC130721032 gene encoding uncharacterized protein LOC130721032 isoform X1 yields MGDHFDLLVDRLLTESTLEAALESRKRSMQAACSVVNDTKVDISLIKMGPGDIKYPGKMVECRICHDDDEDSNMEAPCSCCGSLKYAHRRCIQRWCNEKGDTTCEICHQPFKPGYTAPPPLFQFGRIPMSFRGNWEISRRDLNSAHLVSMVPTDPNLLNSNYDQDSPSTSGSLLCCRSVAVIFMVLLILRHALPLVITGNKEYSFPLFMLVFFRTAGVVLPIYFMVRAVTLIQRHRRQHRELPNALVSLSDNEIEQGALQHQPHVIHLL; encoded by the exons ATGGGGGATCACTTTGATTTGCTCGTTGATCGATTGCTTACTGAATCCACATTAGAAGCTGCACTCGAAAGCCGAAAGCGATCAATGCAGGCCGCTTGCTCGGTGGTGAATGACACGAAAGTTGATATCTCTTTGATAAAGATGGGTCCAGGTGATATCAAATATCCAGGGAAAATGGTGGAGTGCAGGATATGTCATGACGATGACGAGGATTCCAATATGGAGGCACCCTGCTCTTGTTGTGGTAGTTTGAAG TACGCCCACCGTAGATGTATACAGCGATGGTGTAATGAGAAGGGTGACACCACCTGTGAGATATGCCACCAG CCATTCAAGCCTGGTTATACAGCTCCTCCTCCACTTTTTCAGTTTGGACGTATTCCAATGAGTTTCAG GGGAAATTGGGAGATTTCAAGAAGAGACTTAAATAGTGCTCATTTGGTTAGCATGGTGCCAACCGACCCGAACCTTCTCAATTCTAACTATGATCAGGATTCACCTTCTACTTCAGGAAGTTTGCTATGCTGCCGTTCAGTTGCTGTCATC TTTATGGTTCTACTGATTTTACGACATGCACTTCCCCTTGTAATTACTGGAAACAAGGAGTATTCTTTCCCACTTTTTATG CTGGTATTTTTTCGGACTGCTGGAGTTGTTCTTCCTATATACTTCATGGTCAGAGCAGTGACTCTAATTCAGCGACACCGGAGACAACATCGA GAGCTTCCTAATGCCCTGGTCAGTTTATCTGACAATGAAATTGAGCAAGGCGCTTTGCAGCATCAGCCTCATGTCATACATCTACTTTAA
- the LOC130718640 gene encoding uncharacterized protein LOC130718640, with protein sequence MVPLSFNGFSFFLLFLPVLLSLSSVSALPATGSIEHPVKFIIGEENLGPWRNQLTQVAPAPGPNAEDTLVLAANRTKRPDILQGFRHYRGGWDITNQHYWASVGFTGGAGFILAVLWFVSFGLALAIHLCCGWGINIKDKESSHSQRICLMLLIVFTFAATTGCILLFVGQDKFHGEALDTLHYFVNQSDYSVQILRNVTQYLSLAKTIHVTQILLPSDVMDDIDKLTVDLNSAADTLSEKTNENAVKFRRVFKDVRLALFIVAAVMLLLALTGLVLSVLGYQHAILIFVITGWLLVATTFILCGVFMILNNAISDTCMAMGEWVENPHRESSLSDVLPCVDQRTTNQTLIQSKQVVTNIAGVVNRFIYETANINATQGTPGYYNQSGPAMMPLCYPFDSQLQEHQCSDQAVSSANASMVWKNNECEVSESGICTTVGRVTPEIYAQLVAAVNASYALEHYTPLLLSLQNCNFVRDAFTGITSSHCPPLNHYLKITNVGLGLISVGVLLCLVLWILYANRPQRGEVFVKLSLPEKIKNIFKKTPNGTNTALPNADSEV encoded by the exons ATGGTGCCACTTTCCTTCAATGGGTTTTCGTTTTTCTTGCTCTTTTTACCCGTGTTACTGTCTCTGAGCTCTGTTTCAGCTTTACCAGCAACTGGGTCGATCGAGCATCCTGTGAAGTTTATCATAG GAGAAGAGAATTTGGGACCATGGCGAAATCAGCTCACACAAGTGGCTCCAGCACCTGGACCTAATGCTGAGGATACTCTTGTTCTGGCTGCAAATAGGACGAAAAGGCCTGATATTCTACAAGGATTTCGACATTATCGAGGTGGTTGGGATATTACAAATCAGCATTATTGGGCT TCAGTTGGATTCACTGGTGGAGCTGGTTTCATTCTTGCTGTCCTATGGTTTGTCTCATTTGGCCTGGCACTTGCCATACATCTATGCTGTGGATGGGGAATTAACATCAAGGACAAAGAATCAAGTCATTCTCAAAGGATTTGTCTTATGCTGCTTATAGTGTTCACCTTTGCGGCAAC GACTGGATGTATCCTACTTTTTGTGGGGCAAGATAAATTCCATGGCGAAGCCTTGGATACCCTCCATTATTTCGTCAATCAGTCAGACTATTCAGTGCAGATTCTAAGAAACGTCACGCAGTATCTCTCCCTTGCAAAAACTATCCATGTTACCCAGATACTTCTCCCATCGGATGTCATGGATGATATCGACAAGTTGACTGTGGATCTGAATAGTGCAGCAGATACACTTTCTGAGAAGACAAATGAAAATGCTGTTAAATTTCGAAGAGTATTCAAAGATGT GCGTCTCGCTTTGTTTATTGTCGCGGCAGTGATGCTTCTCCTAGCTCTAACTGGACTAG TTCTATCTGTCCTCGGATATCAACATGCAATCCTCAT ATTTGTTATAACTGGATGGTTACTTGTTGCGACCACGTTCATCCTTTGTGGAGTGTTCATGATCCTTAATAA tGCAATTTCTGATACATGTATGGCTATGGGAGAGTGGGTAGAGAATCCACACAGAGAATCTTCCCTTAGTGATGTCCTTCCATGTGTCGATCAGAGAACCACAAACCAAACACTTATCCAAAGTAAACAAGTGGTCACCAATATTGCTGGTGTTGTTAATCGGTTCATCTATGAAACTGCAAATATAAATGCAACACAAGGTACTCCGGGTTACTACAATCAGTCTGGGCCAGCAATGATGCCTTTATGCTATCCCTTTGACTCCCAGCTTCAAGAGCACCAATGCTCAGATCAAGCAGTTTCCTCTGCCAATGCATCCATG GTTTGGAAGAACAATGAATGTGAAGTATCTGAATCTGGTATTTGCACAACCGTAGGCAGGGTAACGCCAGAGATATATGCACAGTTAGTAGCTGCGGTGAACGCAAGCTATGCATTAGAGCATTATACTCCACTTTTGCTTAGTCTTCAGAATTGTAATTTTGTCAGGGATGCTTTCACAGGAATCACTTCAAGTCACTGCCCTCCATTAAACCATTACCTTAAGATTACTAATGTAGGGCTGGGTCTCATTTCAGTTGGTGTTCTACTCTGCCTTGTTCTCTGGATACTCTATGCAAACCGCCCCCAAAGGGGAGAAGTGTTTGTGAAGCTATCCTTGccagaaaaaataaagaacataTTTAAGAAGACCCCCAACGGTACAAATACAGCATTGCCAAATGCAGATAGTGAAGTATAG